A DNA window from Acropora palmata chromosome 12, jaAcrPala1.3, whole genome shotgun sequence contains the following coding sequences:
- the LOC141859604 gene encoding serine/threonine-protein kinase ATR-like, translated as MMQHGGRKLIFEAFELGLKWIPGYRAIRYTRIKCDSVEVERPVMAASSLISEKLAPIMASLTARRSNVESLSTQEHYMSAKEMRKLLCEFINSILTDLDAVSIQLSRKTGGTLHSEMIWQFLHHCLDTFPECFVETEPRVVQDGGIPVPSTSHATGHMQGNKICEPVKVFASWILSRILCVLADANCSALHDKSISAIISLLQLVKGKDLVFYKELLSEFVSLLDDLATVDKCLFRVGHPSDNALPLYFGHFQFNNTVTMDEDLNLVKKLICIRDEEDCYVLQVAVSKIIGYVISDIHQFSQSSVLELWKVCCYLLATGLLCIKKVSIDVVTGLLPWSGLPGMPVLDEFVKCLCSLLELLVAIVEKLPGNGRERVISLESSLAKCLRVLSRCTDQGKEKSPQRAGIFMFSPRHVSHFLLTIRRIMCSVGISAYQTTELKGALCQFIAHLYKCIPVTGSRSVPITQVYIIEDINGSLVDFIGNHFCQQFLVRCLYEAIMMERASAKLGIALKVRSEKKRKSLERQIHEEILVPL; from the exons ATGATGCAACATGGCGggagaaaattaatattcGAAGCGTTCGAACTGGGACTGAAATGGATTCCAGGTTACAGGGCTATTAGGTACACAAGAATTAAATGCGACTCCGTTGAAGTCGAGAGACCCGTCATGGCAGCCTCTAGTTTGATAAGCGAGAAACTTGCCCCGATTATGGCCAGTTTAACTGCTCGGCGTTCCAACGTGGAAAG CCTCAGTACTCAGGAACATTACATGTCAGCGAAGGAGATGCGAAAATTGCTTTGTGAGTTCATTAACAGCATACTGACTGATCTTGATGCAG TTTCCATCCAGTTATCAAGGAAGACTGGTGGAACACTGCATTCTGAGATGATTTGGCAGTTCTTGCATCACTGCCTTGATACATTTCCAGAGTGCTTTGTCGAAACAGAGCCTCGGGTTGTTCAAGATGGTGGTATTCCTGTCCCGTCTACATCCCATGCGACTGGCCACATGCAAGGCAACAAGATTTGTGAACCAGTGAAAG TCTTTGCGTCGTGGATCCTGTCCAGAATCCTTTGTGTCCTTGCGGATGCCAACTGTTCAGCTTTGCATGACAAATCCATTTCAGCTATCATTTCCTTGCTGCAG CTGGTAAAGGGAAAGGACCTGGTTTTCTACAAGGAGCTGTTATCTGAATTTGTTTCTCTGTTGGATG atctAGCTACTGTAGATAAATGTCTTTTCCGTGTGGGTCACCCCTCTGACAATGCATTACCACTTTACTTCGGACACTTCCAGTTTAACAACACAGTGACTATGGATGAG GATTTGAACTTGGTGAAGAAATTGATCTGCATAAGGGATGAGGAAGATTGTTATGTGTTGCAGGTGGCTGTGAG taaaataATTGGTTATGTTATCAGTGACATTCACCAGTTTTCTCAAAGCAGTGTGCTGGAGCTGTGGAAAGTATGCTGTTACTTGCTTGCAACTGGTCTTCTTTGCATCAAAAAG GTATCAATTGATGTAGTGACTGGCTTGCTGCCTTGGAGTGGTCTTCCTGGTATGCCTGTGCTAGATGAGTTTGTAAAGTGTCTTTGTTCACTGCTGGAATTGTTGGTGGCTATTGTTGAAAAGCTGCCAGGAAATGGCAG AGAACGCGTTATCAGCTTGGAGTCAAGCCTTGCAAAGTGTTTGCGAGTCTTGTCAAGATGTACTGATCAGGGGAAGGAAAAAAGTCCTCAGCGCGCTGGCATATTTATGTTCTCCCCTCGGCATGTCAGTCATTTTTTACTTACAATCAGAAGGATCATGTGCAGTGTTGGTATATCGGCCTACCAGACAACAGAACTTAAG ggaGCTTTGTGTCAATTTATCGCTCATCTTTATAAGTGCATTCCTGTCACAGGAAGTCGCTCAGTTCCAATAACACAGGTGTATATCATTGAAGACATAAACGGAAGCCTGGTTGATTTTATCGGCaatcatttttgtcaacag TTCTTAGTGAGATGTTTATACGAGGCTATCATGATGGAGAGAGCTAGCGCGAAACTTGGAATAGCTCTCAAGGTACGTTCCGAGAAAAAGCGAAAGTCGTTAGAGAGGCAGATACATGAGGAGATTCTGGTTCCTTTGTAG